One window of the Natronomonas marina genome contains the following:
- the ileS gene encoding isoleucine--tRNA ligase translates to MSRFEAVDDQYEAHEVEDRVFEHWDAVDAYEKTKEHRADGEDFFFVDGPPYTSGAAHMGTTWNKTLKDAYIRYLRMCGYDVTDRPGYDMHGLPIETRVEEELGFENKKDIEEFGEQKFIEECKAFADEQLEGLQKDFKSFGVWMDWDNPYKTVDPSYMEAAWWGFSKAHDRGLVEQGQRSISQCPRCETAIANNEVEYEHVEDPSIYVKFPLSGREGSLVIWTTTPWTIPANTFVAVDGDATYQAVEARRGDETDLLYLEASCVEDVVEVGGYDDYEVREELTGEEMVGWTYEHPLREEVPDAPDFEGALQVYTADYVEADRTGLVHSAPGHGEEDFERGRGLGLDIFCPVDPDGVYGEAAGEYAGQFVKDADPDIMDDLEAKGLMLSRDTYHHDYGHCWRCDTPVIQMVTDQWFITVTDIKEELLDNIEDTEWHPAEARDNRFRDFVEESPDWNVSRQRYWGIPIPIWTPEEWSGDVEDAIVVATREELAERVDQDVNPDAVDLHKDTVDELTITEDGTTYSRVPDVFDVWLDSSVASWGTIGFPESDEAFEELWPADLIMEAHDQTRGWFWSQLGMGTAALGEVPYREVLMHGWALMPDGRTMSKSKGILVDPQEVIEEYGVDPMRLFLLGQTPQGDDMRFSWDEMENRTRDLNILWNVFRFPLPYMRLDDFEPQVATPSGDAADGFGTLELETVDEWVLSRLQTVVAEMTDHWEDFRQDKALDALLSFVVEDVSRFYIQVVRERMWEEEESTSKRAAYETLYHVLVETTKLLAPFGPFVADEIYGTLAGEEGYDTVHMCDWPEVDETLRDPQLETDIEVVAAVEEAGSNARQQAERKLRWPVQRVVVAADDAEAAAAVDRHRPLLRDRLNAREIELVETGADWEELRYSARADMSVLGPAFGEDAGEVMDALNAVTLAEASVDALEAAVADELGREVELTEEMVSFNAETPAGVEGTPFAVDGEDRGVVYVDTTLTEDIESEGYAREVVRRVQEMRKELDLDIEAEIRVDLDVADDRVADLVREREALIAEEVRAAAFGPVADGHRRTWDVEGTDMRIGIEPVPDE, encoded by the coding sequence ATGAGCAGGTTCGAAGCGGTCGACGACCAGTACGAGGCCCACGAGGTCGAGGACCGCGTCTTCGAGCACTGGGACGCGGTCGACGCCTACGAGAAGACGAAGGAGCACCGTGCCGACGGCGAGGACTTCTTCTTCGTCGACGGGCCGCCGTACACCTCCGGGGCGGCCCACATGGGGACGACCTGGAACAAGACCCTCAAGGACGCCTACATCCGGTATCTGCGAATGTGCGGCTACGACGTCACCGACCGTCCCGGCTACGACATGCACGGGCTCCCCATCGAGACCCGCGTCGAGGAGGAACTCGGCTTCGAGAACAAGAAGGACATCGAGGAGTTCGGCGAGCAGAAGTTCATCGAGGAGTGCAAGGCCTTCGCCGACGAGCAACTCGAGGGCCTCCAGAAGGACTTCAAATCCTTCGGCGTCTGGATGGACTGGGACAATCCCTACAAGACGGTCGACCCCTCCTACATGGAGGCTGCGTGGTGGGGCTTTTCGAAGGCCCACGACCGCGGCCTCGTCGAGCAGGGCCAGCGCTCCATCTCGCAGTGCCCGCGGTGTGAGACCGCCATCGCCAACAACGAGGTCGAGTACGAACACGTCGAGGACCCCTCCATCTACGTGAAGTTCCCCCTCTCCGGACGAGAGGGATCGCTGGTCATCTGGACGACGACCCCGTGGACCATCCCGGCCAACACCTTCGTCGCCGTCGACGGCGACGCCACCTACCAGGCCGTCGAGGCTCGTCGCGGCGACGAGACCGACCTGCTGTATCTCGAGGCCTCCTGCGTCGAGGACGTCGTCGAGGTCGGCGGCTACGACGACTACGAGGTCCGCGAGGAACTGACCGGCGAGGAAATGGTCGGCTGGACCTACGAGCACCCGCTCCGGGAGGAGGTCCCCGACGCCCCCGACTTCGAGGGCGCACTGCAGGTCTACACCGCCGACTACGTCGAGGCCGACCGGACCGGCCTGGTCCACTCCGCGCCCGGCCACGGCGAGGAGGACTTCGAGCGGGGTCGGGGACTCGGCCTGGACATCTTCTGTCCGGTCGACCCCGACGGCGTCTACGGCGAGGCGGCGGGCGAGTACGCCGGCCAGTTCGTCAAGGACGCCGACCCGGACATCATGGACGACCTCGAGGCGAAGGGCCTGATGCTCTCGCGGGACACGTACCACCACGACTACGGGCACTGCTGGCGCTGCGACACGCCCGTCATCCAGATGGTGACCGACCAGTGGTTCATCACGGTCACCGACATCAAGGAGGAACTGCTGGACAACATCGAGGACACGGAGTGGCACCCCGCGGAGGCCCGCGACAACCGCTTCCGGGACTTCGTCGAGGAGTCGCCGGACTGGAACGTCTCCCGACAGCGCTACTGGGGCATCCCCATCCCAATCTGGACGCCGGAAGAGTGGTCCGGTGACGTCGAGGACGCCATCGTCGTCGCCACCCGCGAGGAACTGGCCGAGCGGGTCGACCAGGACGTCAACCCCGACGCGGTCGACCTCCACAAGGACACCGTCGACGAGCTGACCATCACCGAGGACGGCACGACCTACAGCCGGGTCCCCGACGTGTTCGACGTCTGGCTGGACTCCTCGGTGGCGTCGTGGGGGACCATCGGCTTCCCGGAGAGCGACGAGGCCTTCGAGGAGCTGTGGCCCGCCGACCTCATCATGGAGGCCCACGACCAGACGCGCGGGTGGTTCTGGTCGCAACTCGGGATGGGCACCGCGGCGCTCGGGGAGGTCCCCTACCGGGAGGTGCTGATGCACGGGTGGGCGCTGATGCCGGACGGCCGGACGATGTCGAAGTCGAAGGGCATCCTCGTCGACCCACAGGAGGTCATCGAGGAGTACGGCGTCGACCCGATGCGGCTGTTCCTGCTCGGGCAGACCCCACAGGGCGACGACATGCGCTTCTCGTGGGACGAGATGGAGAACCGGACCCGCGATCTCAACATCCTCTGGAACGTCTTCCGGTTCCCGCTGCCGTACATGCGGCTGGACGACTTCGAGCCCCAGGTGGCGACCCCGAGCGGCGACGCTGCCGACGGGTTCGGGACCCTCGAACTGGAGACGGTCGACGAGTGGGTGCTGTCGCGGCTCCAGACCGTCGTCGCCGAGATGACGGATCACTGGGAGGACTTCCGGCAGGACAAGGCGCTCGACGCGCTTCTGTCGTTCGTCGTCGAGGACGTCTCCCGGTTCTACATCCAGGTCGTCCGCGAGCGGATGTGGGAAGAGGAAGAGTCGACGAGCAAGCGGGCCGCCTACGAGACGCTGTACCACGTCCTCGTGGAGACGACGAAGTTGCTGGCGCCGTTCGGCCCGTTCGTCGCCGACGAGATTTACGGGACGCTGGCCGGCGAGGAGGGGTACGACACGGTCCACATGTGCGACTGGCCCGAGGTCGACGAGACGCTCCGTGACCCGCAACTGGAGACCGACATCGAGGTCGTGGCGGCCGTCGAGGAGGCCGGCTCGAACGCCCGCCAGCAGGCCGAGCGGAAGCTCCGGTGGCCCGTCCAGCGGGTCGTCGTCGCGGCCGACGACGCCGAGGCGGCCGCGGCGGTCGACCGCCACCGCCCGCTGCTGCGGGACCGGCTCAACGCCCGCGAGATCGAACTCGTCGAGACCGGCGCCGACTGGGAGGAACTTCGGTACAGCGCCCGCGCCGACATGTCGGTGCTGGGGCCCGCCTTCGGCGAGGATGCCGGCGAGGTGATGGACGCACTGAACGCCGTCACGCTGGCGGAGGCCAGCGTCGACGCCCTGGAAGCCGCCGTCGCGGACGAACTCGGCCGCGAGGTCGAGTTGACGGAGGAGATGGTGTCGTTCAACGCCGAGACCCCCGCGGGCGTCGAGGGGACGCCCTTCGCGGTCGACGGCGAGGACCGCGGCGTCGTCTACGTCGACACGACGCTGACCGAGGACATCGAGTCGGAGGGCTACGCCCGCGAGGTCGTCCGCCGTGTCCAGGAGATGCGCAAGGAACTGGACCTCGACATCGAGGCCGAGATTCGCGTCGACCTCGACGTCGCCGACGATCGGGTCGCCGACCTCGTGCGGGAGCGCGAGGCGCTCATCGCCGAAGAGGTCCGCGCGGCCGCCTTCGGCCCGGTCGCGGACGGACACCGCCGGACCTGGGACGTCGAGGGCACCGACATGCGGATAGGTATCGAGCCCGTACCTGACGAGTAA
- a CDS encoding ACT domain-containing protein, with protein sequence MFDEIMRKFEDSPSQQAVIRLLLERGFSVNDEGRVVSGGIEIPNTGIAREIDVDRRVVDATTDAILEDEQLRRIFQNISAIPSLMDLAPVLDLTVLTILPEDADKPGIVAAVTGVLADRGISIRQTISEDPEFTDEPKLYLITDEELDGEVINEIRSLAFVRKIELE encoded by the coding sequence ATGTTCGACGAGATCATGCGGAAGTTCGAGGACAGCCCGAGCCAGCAGGCTGTCATCCGGCTTCTGCTCGAGCGGGGCTTCTCGGTCAACGACGAGGGGCGGGTGGTCTCCGGCGGCATCGAGATCCCCAACACCGGCATCGCCCGGGAGATAGACGTCGACCGGCGGGTCGTCGACGCGACGACCGACGCCATTCTCGAGGACGAACAGCTACGCCGCATCTTCCAGAACATCTCCGCGATCCCCTCGCTGATGGATTTGGCGCCGGTGCTCGATCTGACGGTCCTCACGATCCTTCCCGAGGATGCCGACAAGCCCGGTATCGTCGCGGCGGTGACGGGAGTCCTCGCCGACCGGGGCATATCCATCCGGCAGACGATAAGCGAGGACCCGGAGTTCACCGACGAGCCGAAGCTCTACCTCATCACCGACGAGGAACTGGACGGCGAGGTGATAAACGAGATTCGCTCCCTGGCGTTCGTCCGCAAGATCGAACTGGAGTGA
- a CDS encoding aldehyde ferredoxin oxidoreductase family protein encodes MIHAEGPLLSVDIGSRETTEEKIDDVLESFVGGRGVGTKLAHDRIPFDADPLGPDNSLVFAAGPLQTSMMSYTGRLSCTGLSPLTDGLLSSNAGGFMSRPFVDTGYSAIEITGASDELVGVHVTDEGVEFEPVPDLEEATVEETTDYVGESAGLDKEHTAVVGPAGDNEVRFAAIITSGSRAFGRGGLGAVLGAKNVKFLTVDGDSRPEIEGLDDELVREIHREASESGSPMKDAGTVSVSDYANAVGALPTKYFQELSYDAVDDIGSAAVIEHKYKKGTCSSCAFACKLPTRDEESGLETEGPEYETMMSFGSNALVDDFVAIMKSNELCDQYGLDTISCGDAVAAYLAANDEFGNADLIHELVEKIAYREGVGDTLAEGIDRFHDELGVENWTMKGMEFAAHDGRTLNGQGLSFATSNRGADHMYAEMYQLEYPLVAPEQALDSDGVEGKSERLVEMENKNAVHDSGVLCKFAFSSMTHERYARLFDADWETLMDVGGRIVELERHFNNQRGFDRSDDADLPYELEGLDAELSNYYERRGWNDDGTVPDGAVGGSGAAPADD; translated from the coding sequence ATGATACACGCAGAGGGTCCGCTCCTGTCCGTCGACATCGGGTCGCGAGAGACGACCGAGGAGAAAATCGACGACGTACTCGAGTCGTTCGTCGGCGGGCGCGGCGTCGGGACGAAACTCGCCCACGACCGGATCCCGTTCGACGCCGACCCGCTCGGCCCCGACAACAGCCTCGTGTTCGCTGCCGGGCCGCTACAGACCTCGATGATGAGTTACACCGGCCGGCTCTCGTGTACGGGGCTGTCGCCGCTGACCGACGGGTTGCTCTCCTCGAACGCCGGCGGCTTCATGTCCCGGCCCTTCGTCGACACCGGCTACTCGGCGATCGAGATAACCGGCGCGAGCGACGAACTCGTCGGCGTCCACGTCACCGACGAGGGCGTCGAGTTCGAACCCGTCCCCGACCTCGAGGAGGCGACCGTCGAGGAGACCACCGACTACGTCGGAGAATCCGCCGGCCTCGACAAGGAGCACACCGCCGTCGTCGGTCCCGCCGGCGACAACGAGGTTCGCTTCGCCGCCATCATCACCTCCGGGTCGCGGGCGTTCGGTCGCGGCGGCCTCGGGGCCGTCCTCGGCGCCAAGAACGTCAAGTTCCTCACCGTCGACGGCGACTCCCGCCCCGAAATCGAGGGACTGGACGACGAACTCGTCCGGGAGATTCACCGGGAAGCCTCCGAGTCCGGCAGCCCGATGAAGGACGCCGGCACCGTCTCCGTCTCCGACTACGCCAACGCGGTCGGCGCGCTCCCGACGAAGTACTTCCAGGAACTCAGTTACGACGCCGTCGACGACATCGGCTCGGCGGCCGTCATCGAGCACAAGTACAAGAAGGGAACGTGTTCGTCGTGTGCCTTCGCCTGCAAACTGCCGACCCGCGACGAGGAATCGGGTCTCGAGACGGAGGGCCCCGAGTACGAGACGATGATGTCGTTCGGCTCGAACGCCCTGGTCGACGACTTCGTCGCCATCATGAAGTCGAACGAACTGTGCGACCAGTACGGGCTGGACACTATCTCCTGTGGCGACGCCGTCGCCGCCTACCTCGCCGCCAACGACGAGTTCGGCAACGCCGACCTCATCCACGAGCTCGTCGAGAAGATCGCCTACCGCGAGGGCGTCGGCGACACGCTGGCGGAGGGCATCGACCGCTTCCACGACGAACTCGGCGTCGAGAACTGGACGATGAAAGGCATGGAGTTCGCCGCCCACGACGGCCGGACGCTCAACGGCCAGGGGCTCTCCTTCGCCACGTCGAACCGCGGCGCCGACCACATGTACGCCGAGATGTACCAGCTGGAGTACCCCCTCGTCGCCCCCGAGCAGGCGCTGGACTCCGACGGCGTCGAGGGCAAGTCCGAACGGCTCGTCGAGATGGAGAACAAGAACGCCGTCCACGACTCCGGCGTGCTCTGCAAGTTCGCCTTCTCCAGCATGACCCACGAGCGGTACGCCCGGCTGTTCGACGCCGACTGGGAGACGCTGATGGACGTCGGCGGCCGCATCGTCGAACTCGAGCGGCACTTCAACAACCAGCGCGGCTTCGACCGGTCGGACGACGCCGACCTGCCGTACGAGCTGGAGGGGCTCGACGCCGAACTGTCGAACTACTACGAACGGCGCGGCTGGAACGACGACGGCACCGTCCCCGACGGCGCCGTCGGCGGGTCCGGTGCCGCCCCGGCCGACGACTGA
- a CDS encoding cation:proton antiporter domain-containing protein produces MASQLIPLVAAIIAIGVAAQILADRFEVPSIVFLLAAGIALGPEGLGVITRDSFASLPAIVGLSVAIIVFEGAFHLRIEKIRQATSESLRLVTVGAAIALVGTAIVVRYAVGTGWGLAFLIGALLVATGPTVITPILRVVPVRDRVAVALETEGIVNDVTAAILAVVVFKTLQLEEPTLAAFLGLFVERFGGGVLVGVVVAVVVWFVLRYIDLSPGDAPRNARLVVLAGALVAFGTGETIASEAGVAAAATAGVVLGNLDVPYEQQISDFKGDVTLIVLSFVFIALAALLELEDLLALGVGGVVVVFAVIFVIRPLLVYVSTVGGDFSLRERLFVGFVGPRGIIPASVATLFAVELQNQAAELRAAGEVARAAQLETNATLLVGTVFLVILSTVALQGGFARYIAERLDVIPMRVLIIGGGRVGRELARRLEDRGENVVVIENDEEAVEQAREEGFTVQIGDGTNLEALRSAGGSNASTIIAATGDDDTNLLIGRLAATKFDTERVICRANQPENLEAFEDLDVDVISSSHAVAQAIDNVIERPAMQRWSENIEDGGDVQEIAIESDEFVGRTVDEVGAELPGRCLIALVTHGEDTFVPDGDYVLDRDDRITVVGEHDAVREAMAVCRGD; encoded by the coding sequence GTGGCGAGTCAACTGATTCCGCTCGTCGCGGCGATAATCGCCATCGGGGTCGCCGCCCAGATACTCGCCGACCGCTTCGAGGTCCCGAGTATCGTCTTCCTGCTGGCGGCCGGCATCGCGCTCGGTCCCGAGGGGCTGGGCGTCATCACGCGGGATTCGTTCGCGTCGCTGCCGGCCATCGTCGGGCTGTCGGTCGCCATCATCGTCTTCGAGGGCGCCTTCCACCTGCGGATCGAGAAGATTCGGCAGGCGACGAGCGAGAGCCTCCGGCTCGTCACCGTCGGCGCCGCCATCGCGCTCGTCGGCACCGCGATCGTGGTTCGGTACGCTGTCGGCACGGGCTGGGGGCTCGCCTTCCTCATCGGCGCACTGCTGGTGGCGACCGGGCCGACGGTCATCACCCCCATCCTCCGGGTCGTTCCCGTCCGCGACCGGGTCGCGGTGGCCCTGGAGACCGAGGGCATCGTCAACGACGTGACCGCCGCCATCCTCGCGGTGGTCGTGTTCAAGACCCTCCAGCTGGAGGAGCCGACGCTGGCGGCGTTCCTGGGGCTGTTCGTCGAACGGTTCGGCGGCGGCGTCCTGGTCGGCGTCGTCGTCGCCGTCGTCGTCTGGTTCGTCCTCCGGTACATCGACCTCTCGCCGGGCGACGCGCCGCGGAACGCCCGGCTGGTGGTCCTGGCGGGGGCGCTGGTGGCGTTCGGGACAGGCGAGACGATAGCCAGCGAGGCCGGCGTCGCCGCCGCCGCGACCGCCGGCGTGGTGCTCGGCAACCTCGACGTCCCCTACGAGCAGCAGATATCCGATTTCAAGGGCGACGTCACGCTCATCGTGCTGTCGTTCGTCTTCATCGCACTGGCCGCGCTGCTGGAACTCGAGGACCTGCTCGCGCTCGGCGTCGGCGGAGTGGTCGTCGTCTTCGCGGTCATCTTCGTCATTCGGCCGCTCCTGGTCTACGTCTCGACGGTCGGCGGCGACTTCAGCCTCCGGGAACGGCTCTTCGTCGGCTTCGTCGGGCCGCGCGGCATCATCCCCGCGTCGGTCGCTACCCTGTTCGCCGTCGAGTTGCAGAACCAGGCTGCCGAACTCCGGGCGGCCGGCGAGGTGGCCCGGGCGGCACAACTGGAGACCAACGCGACGCTGCTCGTCGGGACGGTCTTTCTCGTCATCCTCTCGACGGTCGCCCTGCAGGGCGGGTTCGCCCGCTACATCGCGGAACGACTGGACGTGATACCAATGCGTGTACTCATCATCGGCGGCGGACGGGTCGGCCGTGAACTCGCTCGCCGCCTCGAAGACAGAGGAGAGAACGTCGTCGTCATCGAGAACGACGAGGAAGCAGTCGAACAGGCCCGCGAGGAGGGCTTTACGGTCCAGATCGGCGACGGGACCAACCTGGAGGCGTTGCGCTCGGCCGGCGGGTCCAACGCCAGCACGATAATCGCCGCGACCGGCGACGACGATACGAACCTGCTCATCGGTCGGCTCGCGGCCACCAAGTTCGACACCGAGCGGGTCATCTGCCGGGCGAACCAGCCGGAGAACCTCGAAGCGTTCGAGGACCTCGACGTCGACGTCATCTCCTCGTCGCACGCGGTGGCACAGGCCATCGACAACGTCATCGAGCGGCCCGCGATGCAGCGCTGGTCCGAGAACATCGAGGACGGCGGCGACGTTCAGGAGATAGCGATCGAAAGCGACGAGTTCGTCGGGCGGACCGTCGACGAGGTCGGCGCGGAACTGCCGGGCCGGTGTCTCATCGCCCTGGTGACCCACGGCGAGGACACCTTCGTTCCCGACGGCGACTACGTCCTCGACCGCGACGACAGGATCACCGTCGTCGGCGAACACGACGCGGTCCGCGAGGCGATGGCGGTCTGCCGCGGGGATTAA
- a CDS encoding MBL fold metallo-hydrolase has translation MAIGDVYEVDAVPNCYYVDTGMYDVPEYGAVYLLDTERPAIVDSGIGTNYERVLASLETVGIAPEDLEVIALTHVHLDHAGGAGFIHAETGADVYVHESGAKFLTDPGRIWEGTKAAVGDQIRYYTEPKPVPVDAVEPIHDGATVDLGGLDLDVHHAPGHAFHQVVFHERAADAVFTADAAGIYVPERDAVRETSPPPGFDLEQVVADARSIARMAPETLCYAHFGDVPADDRLAEYVDVVTRWVEAVAEKREELDDEAVVEHFVETADIDEVWGEEKADGEVAMNVRGVLRYLDERET, from the coding sequence ATGGCCATCGGCGACGTCTACGAGGTCGATGCGGTGCCGAATTGTTACTACGTCGATACCGGGATGTACGACGTCCCGGAGTACGGAGCGGTCTACCTGCTCGACACCGAGCGACCGGCGATCGTCGACTCGGGTATCGGCACGAACTACGAGCGCGTGCTGGCGAGTCTGGAGACGGTCGGCATCGCGCCCGAGGATCTCGAAGTCATCGCGCTGACGCACGTCCACCTCGATCACGCCGGCGGCGCGGGGTTCATCCACGCCGAGACCGGCGCCGACGTCTACGTCCACGAGAGCGGTGCGAAGTTCCTCACCGACCCCGGGCGCATCTGGGAGGGCACCAAGGCCGCCGTCGGCGACCAGATACGGTACTACACGGAGCCGAAGCCGGTCCCCGTCGACGCCGTCGAACCGATCCACGACGGTGCGACCGTCGACCTCGGCGGCCTCGACCTCGACGTCCACCACGCGCCCGGCCACGCCTTCCATCAGGTCGTCTTCCACGAGCGGGCCGCCGACGCCGTCTTCACCGCCGACGCGGCCGGCATCTACGTCCCCGAACGCGACGCGGTCCGGGAGACGTCGCCGCCGCCGGGGTTCGACCTCGAACAGGTCGTCGCCGACGCCCGCTCGATAGCTCGCATGGCGCCGGAAACACTCTGTTACGCCCACTTCGGGGACGTTCCGGCCGACGACCGCCTCGCCGAGTACGTCGACGTCGTCACCCGCTGGGTCGAGGCGGTCGCCGAGAAGCGCGAGGAGCTAGACGACGAGGCCGTCGTCGAGCACTTCGTCGAGACGGCGGACATCGACGAGGTGTGGGGCGAGGAGAAGGCCGACGGCGAGGTGGCGATGAACGTCCGCGGCGTCCTCCGGTACCTCGACGAGCGCGAGACGTAG
- the serS gene encoding serine--tRNA ligase, whose translation MLSRQFVRENPDEVRRALDTKGVDVDLDRILEIDAEWRELKAEGDDLRHRRNEVSSEIGELKREGKEEAAEAAIERSQELKEDLEAVEERADELEAELERALLELPNVPHPEAPVGDDESDNVEAERWGFEDRRALPDDVVPHYDLGEELDVLDFERGAKVSGGGFYFAKGEGARLEHALVQFMLELHRTEHDYTDVFPPIPVNSASMRGTGQFPKFVEDAYRLGGDNDDPYDDDDLWLLPTAEVPVTNMYRDEILLDDDLPIKHQAYTPNFRREAGEHGTETRGIVRVHQFNKVELVNFVRPEDSYDRLEELLDEATAVLERLGLPYRVLEMCTGDMGFTQAKKYDVEVWAPADDMDDGPEAGGRWLEVSSVSNFEEFQARRAGIQYRPEQHESAEYLHTLNGSGVAVPRVVVAIMEYYQNDDGTVEVPEPLRPYMGGTERIEGQDAVGESAVGDE comes from the coding sequence ATGCTATCGAGGCAGTTCGTCAGGGAGAACCCCGACGAGGTACGGCGCGCCCTCGACACGAAGGGCGTCGATGTCGACCTCGATCGGATTCTCGAGATCGACGCGGAGTGGCGTGAACTGAAAGCCGAGGGGGACGATCTCCGCCACCGGCGCAACGAGGTCTCCAGCGAGATCGGCGAACTCAAGCGCGAGGGCAAAGAGGAGGCGGCCGAGGCAGCCATCGAGCGTTCCCAGGAGCTGAAGGAGGACCTCGAGGCCGTCGAGGAACGGGCCGACGAACTCGAGGCGGAACTGGAGCGGGCGCTGCTGGAGTTGCCGAACGTGCCCCACCCCGAGGCACCGGTCGGCGACGACGAGTCCGACAACGTCGAGGCCGAGCGGTGGGGCTTCGAGGACCGTCGGGCGTTGCCCGACGACGTCGTCCCCCACTACGACCTCGGCGAGGAACTGGACGTACTGGACTTCGAGCGCGGCGCGAAGGTCTCCGGCGGCGGCTTCTACTTTGCGAAGGGCGAGGGCGCCCGCCTCGAGCACGCGCTGGTGCAGTTCATGCTGGAGTTGCACCGCACCGAACACGACTACACCGACGTCTTCCCGCCCATCCCGGTCAACTCGGCGTCGATGCGGGGCACCGGCCAGTTCCCGAAGTTCGTCGAGGACGCCTACCGCCTCGGCGGCGACAACGACGACCCCTACGACGACGACGACCTCTGGCTGCTGCCGACGGCGGAGGTGCCGGTCACGAACATGTACCGCGACGAGATCCTGCTCGACGACGACCTGCCCATCAAGCACCAGGCCTACACCCCGAACTTCCGGCGGGAGGCCGGCGAGCACGGCACCGAGACCCGCGGCATCGTCCGGGTCCACCAGTTCAACAAGGTCGAGTTGGTCAACTTCGTCCGTCCCGAGGACAGCTACGACCGCCTCGAGGAACTCCTCGACGAGGCGACGGCGGTGCTGGAACGGCTCGGACTCCCGTATCGCGTGCTGGAGATGTGCACGGGCGACATGGGATTCACCCAGGCGAAGAAGTACGACGTCGAGGTGTGGGCGCCGGCCGACGACATGGATGACGGTCCCGAGGCCGGCGGCCGGTGGCTCGAGGTTTCGTCGGTGTCGAACTTCGAGGAGTTCCAGGCACGGCGTGCGGGCATCCAGTACCGGCCGGAACAGCACGAGTCCGCGGAGTACCTCCACACCCTGAACGGGTCGGGCGTGGCGGTTCCCCGCGTCGTCGTCGCCATCATGGAGTACTACCAGAACGACGACGGCACGGTCGAGGTGCCGGAACCGCTGCGCCCCTACATGGGCGGGACGGAACGAATCGAGGGCCAGGACGCGGTCGGCGAGTCCGCCGTCGGCGACGAGTGA
- a CDS encoding nuclear transport factor 2 family protein, which translates to MDGVEAAREYYRAIDDGDYAALSDVLAGGFVHERPDRTIEGREEFVAFMRSGRPETDTEHVVETVYENGDGAAVEGRLVRADGTEWFGFVDTFAVGDRGIRRIRTYTDVHNG; encoded by the coding sequence ATGGACGGCGTCGAGGCAGCCCGGGAGTACTACCGCGCGATAGACGACGGGGATTACGCGGCGCTGTCGGACGTCCTCGCCGGCGGGTTCGTCCACGAGCGTCCCGACAGGACCATCGAGGGGCGCGAGGAGTTCGTCGCGTTCATGCGGTCGGGTCGCCCGGAGACCGACACCGAACACGTCGTCGAGACCGTCTACGAGAACGGGGACGGCGCCGCCGTCGAGGGTCGGCTCGTCCGGGCCGACGGCACCGAGTGGTTCGGCTTCGTGGACACCTTCGCGGTCGGCGACCGCGGCATCCGCAGGATTCGGACCTACACGGACGTCCACAACGGGTGA
- a CDS encoding DUF367 family protein produces MELHVRYEGDDDPEKCSARKLARFDLAELHRSVRATPPGLVLDPHADVALSPADEPPDDRLVALDCSWETADAEAFRLDGPHRALPFLVAANPVSYGTPFRLNTVEAFAGALCILGHREHAEEILGKFRWGHTFLELNEEPLRRYADCADSGAVVAVQSEYLDAD; encoded by the coding sequence GTGGAACTGCACGTCCGCTACGAGGGGGACGACGACCCCGAGAAGTGTTCGGCGCGGAAACTCGCCCGGTTCGACCTGGCGGAACTGCACCGCTCGGTCCGGGCGACGCCGCCGGGACTCGTCCTGGACCCCCACGCCGACGTGGCGCTGTCGCCGGCAGACGAGCCCCCGGACGACCGGCTGGTGGCGCTGGACTGCTCGTGGGAGACCGCCGACGCCGAGGCGTTCCGGCTCGACGGCCCGCACCGCGCGCTGCCCTTCCTCGTGGCCGCCAACCCGGTCAGCTACGGGACGCCGTTCCGACTCAACACCGTCGAGGCTTTCGCCGGCGCGCTGTGTATCCTCGGCCACCGCGAGCACGCCGAGGAGATACTCGGCAAGTTCAGGTGGGGCCACACGTTCCTCGAGTTGAACGAGGAGCCCCTCCGTCGGTACGCCGACTGTGCCGACTCCGGGGCGGTCGTCGCGGTGCAGTCGGAGTACCTCGACGCCGACTGA
- a CDS encoding 50S ribosomal protein L40e, whose protein sequence is MASFDEAEKRTLEKMICMRCNARNPKRADSCRKCGYKNLRPKAKERRAA, encoded by the coding sequence ATGGCTAGCTTCGACGAGGCCGAAAAGCGGACCCTCGAGAAGATGATCTGCATGCGCTGTAACGCCCGGAACCCCAAGCGAGCCGACAGCTGTCGGAAGTGCGGCTACAAGAACCTCCGGCCGAAGGCCAAAGAGCGCCGCGCGGCCTGA